In Phocoena phocoena chromosome 8, mPhoPho1.1, whole genome shotgun sequence, the following are encoded in one genomic region:
- the BSX gene encoding brain-specific homeobox protein homolog: MNLNFTSPLHPASSQRPTSFFIEDILLHKPKPLREVASDHFTSSLASRVPLLDYGYPLMPTPTLLAPHPHHPLHKGDHHHPYFLTTAGVPVPALFPHPQHPELPGKHCRRRKARTVFSDSQLSGLEKRFEIQRYLSTPERVELATALSLSETQVKTWFQNRRMKHKKQLRKSQDEPKAPDGPESPEGSPHGPKAAPAEARLGLPTGPFVLTEPEDEVDIGDEGELGSGPHVL; this comes from the exons ATGAATCTCAACTTCACCTCCCCTCTACACCCGGCGTCATCTCAGAGGCCCACGTCCTTCTTCATCGAGGACATCCTGCTGCACAAGCCCAAGCCGCTAAGGGAGGTGGCCTCTGACCACTTCACCAGCTCTCTGGCCTCCCGGGTGCCTCTGCTAGACTATGGCTACCCCCTCATGCCCACACCCACCCTCCTGGCCCCTCACCCCCATCACCCTCTACATAAGGGAGACCACCACCACCCTTATTTCCTCACCACCGCGG GGGTGCCTGTCCCGGCGCTGTTCCCGCACCCCCAGCACCCCGAGCTGCCGGGGAAGCACTGCCGCCGCCGCAAAGCTCGCACGGTTTTCTCGGACTCGCAGCTCTCCGGCCTGGAGAAGAGATTCGAGATCCAGCGCTACCTGTCCACGCCCGAGCGGGTGGAGCTGGCCACGGCCCTCAGCCTGTCCGAGACGCAG GTGAAAACGTGGTTCCAGAACCGGCGGATGAAGCATAAAAAGCAGCTGAGGAAAAGTCAAGACGAGCCCAAAGCACCTGATGGGCCCGAGAGCCCTGAGGGCAGCCCCCATGGCCCCAAGGCCGCACCCGCCGAGGCTCGGCTGGGCCTGCCCACGGGTCCTTTCGTGCTGACCGAGCCGGAGGACGAGGTGGACATTGGGGACGAGGGGGAGCTGGGCTCAGGGCCGCACGTGCTCTGA